A window from Cryptomeria japonica chromosome 1, Sugi_1.0, whole genome shotgun sequence encodes these proteins:
- the LOC131072009 gene encoding linamarin synthase 2-like: MVPYPAQGSINPVINFAQLLSSRGVFITFVNTEWSHSCMSKAAHKDNDDQLSNSTFKFLTIPDGLPPDHGRVANPAEYGIAIQKLGPVLEHHLRCGLPEGTPPITCIIAENFMSCTHEVAYKLGVEESKRTDKVITCLPGNLPPLLPTDLLSFYRALDPTDILFQCCVYESQFQTKADYVLVNTFDELEAHETVSALSCNGCPALAVGPVFLPNFMEGRDLNGIALKSNEQLEEFAIGLEKSQHPFLWVLRMDIAGGMPATLPEGFEERTKDRGLIVKWAPQVKVLSHPSVGGFLTHCGWNSCLESMIFGIPMLGWPYFCDQFLDCRFCKDVWKIGMDLEGVDVDENLVVKREEIEKGVRRLMEAEELRKRGMELKDAAFKAVAQGGSSSLNLNRFLHDMTKLSKSTSVKTA; encoded by the exons ATGGTGCCTTACCCTGCGCAAGGCAGTATTAATCCTGTCATTAATTTTGCCCAGTTACTCTCTTCACGAGGGGTTTTCATTACCTTCGTCAACACGGAGTGGAGTCACAGTTGCATGTCCAAAGCAGCTCATAAAGATAATGATGATCAACTCTCTAACTCAACATTTAAGTTTCTTACCATTCCAGATGGCTTGCCGCCAGATCATGGTCGCGTGGCCAATCCCGCCGAGTACGGAATCGCAATACAAAAGCTTGGCCCAGTCTTGGAGCATCATTTGCGGTGCGGCTTACCCGAGGGAACTCCTCCCATCACTTGCATTATAGCAGAAAATTTCATGTCTTGCACTCACGAAGTGGCCTATAAGCTGGGA GTGGAGGAATCGAAGAGGACAGATAAAGTGATAACTTGTTTGCCTGGTAATCTCCCGCCTTTGTTGCCGACCGATCTGCTTTCCTTCTATCGCGCTCTTGACCCAACGGACATTTTGTTTCAGTGCTGTGTCTATGAGTCCCAATTTCAAACTAAGGCAGACTATGTGCTGGTCAACACGTTCGATGAACTGGAAGCCCATGAGACGGTAAGCGCACTGTCCTGCAATGGCTGTCCTGCTTTGGCAGTAGGGCCTGTATTCCTTCCCAATTTCATGGAAGGAAGAGATTTAAACGG CATCGCCCTCAAATCAAACGAGCAGCTGGAGGAGTTCGCAATCGGGCTGGAGAAAAGCCAACACCCCTTTCTGTGGGTTCTGCGAATGGATATTGCGGGAGGTATGCCTGCAACTCTACCCGAAGGTTTTGAAGAGAGGACAAAAGATCGGGGACTGATAGTGAAATGGGCGCCTCAGGTGAAGGTGTTGTCCCACCCTTCTGTAGGAGGGTTTCTTACACACTGCGGATGGAACTCCTGTTTGGAGAGCATGATCTTCGGAATTCCAATGCTTGGATGGCCCTATTTCTGTGATCAGTTTCTCGACTGCCGCTTCTGCAAAGATGTGTGGAAGATTGGCATGGACTTGGAGGGCGTGGACGTCGATGAAAATCTGGTGGTTAAGAGGGAGGAGATAGAGAAAGGCGTTAGAAGATTGATGGAAGCGGAGGAGCTGAGAAAAAGAGGCATGGAATTGAAGGACGCGGCATTTAAAGCGGTGGCGCAGGGTGGTTCTTCTTCACTCAACTTGAACAGATTTCTTCATGACATGACAAAACTTTCCAAATCGACTTCTGTTAAAACAGCATAG
- the LOC131858360 gene encoding uncharacterized protein LOC131858360: protein MAKGIPGPAGCGGVARNHSGLLVFAVALPLGTQSNHYAEASTAHIRLHKDKREGFAKVWLEYDSLNTINCLSGNTDPSWTEANLIKDYQDIINELADFKISHVYQEGNKVVDLLANLAMGYEATK, encoded by the coding sequence ATGGCTAAAGGGATTCCTGGGCCGGCCGggtgtgggggagtggctaggaatcattctGGTCTGCTGGTTTTTGCGGTGGCCCTCCCTCTAGGCACCCAGTCTAACCACTATGCGGAAGCCAGCACTGCCCACATTAGGTTACACAAGGATAAAAGAGAAGGCTTTGCTAAAGTCTGGTTGGAGTATGACTCGCTAAACACTATCAATTGTCTGAGTGGAAACACAGATCCTAGCTGGACGGAAGCTAACCTGATAAAGGATTATCAAGATATAATAAATGAGCTGGCAGATTTCAAAATCTCCCACGTATATCAGGAAGGCAACAAGGTGGTGGATCTACTGGCCAATCTGGCAATGGGATACGAGGCAACTAAATAG